A single Rhopalosiphum padi isolate XX-2018 chromosome 4, ASM2088224v1, whole genome shotgun sequence DNA region contains:
- the LOC132930016 gene encoding neutrophil elastase-like, translated as MFYDDAESSLPASWRASGRMKTNRSVVSALSLILCSMILTNRISSGLISGGKRYDPKKYPYVVTIKTIPKNNPKTSFHCTGSLLNELYVLTAAHCVFGEKSNAVTVYQGSYLNNKVTRRVAEIHVHNDYKPELNAYGDICVLKLKSGFPNLKTFIEIGGEPKEFADLKEVKCVCIGFGVKDKNHTDGSEGYIIEALVRHGRTACGDYEA; from the exons atgttttatgaTGATGCCGAGTCTTCGCTGCCAGCATCGTGGCGAGCCTCTGGCAGAATGAAAACAAATCGATCAGTTGTTTCAGCACTGTCgcttatattatgttctatg ATTTTAACAAATCGCATAAGCAGTGGACTTATAAGTGGTGGTAAAAGATATGACCCTAAAAAATATCCGTACGTAGTGACTATTAAAACAATACCTAAGAATAATCCTAAAACTTCGTTTCATTGCACTGGCTCATTGCTAAACGAATTGTACGTGTTGACCGCTGCTCATTGTGTTTTTGGTGAAAAAAGTAATGCGGTTACA gTATATCAAGGAtcgtatttgaataataaagttACTCGAAGGGTTGCTGAGATTCATGTAcacaatgattataaaccagaactGAATGCGTATGGAGATATTTGTGTGTTGAAA ctaAAAAGCGGATTCCCGAATCTCAAGACATTTATAGAAATTGGTGGCGAGCCTAAAGAGTTTGCCGATCTTAAAGAAGTGAAATGTGTATGTATTGGATTTGGtgtaaaagataaaaatcataCTGATGGTTCGGAAGGATATATTATAGAGGCTCTTGTCAGACATGGCAGAACCGCTTGTGGAGACTACGAAGcgtaa